One window from the genome of Anolis sagrei isolate rAnoSag1 chromosome 4, rAnoSag1.mat, whole genome shotgun sequence encodes:
- the SMPD2 gene encoding sphingomyelin phosphodiesterase 2, translated as MEKASLLQLRIFDLNCWGIRYVSKLRHERVELIGDVLNQEGFDLVLLQEVWSEKDYWELKKKLCTCYPSSHYFKSGVIGSGACVFSKHQILDTFQHQYSVNGYPYMFQHGDWFGGKSVGLVVLKIEGIVFNIYVTHLHAEYSREKDYYLSHRVVQAWELGQFIQHTCKGADVVLLGGDLNMHPEDVVVRLLQGWVGLQDSFITAEKVKGCEDGCTLVPSNCFTNKKELQCFPQGIRIDYILYKALSQYEIRCNSHETTTGKAPNKDIPYSDHEAVMVNLSVAKKQSDEVSNHPAVEPTMVDILNEARMEVRVGLHSAERQRYSCGRMAVLALLLLLIQGAMGLTSILGGNPQQPFPKFSFSLLSLLAVLVLLISAVLYLFHTIEVRMLQGTEEEMRLGLQTLQDKLSLG; from the exons ATGGAGAAGGCATCTCTGCTGCAGCTGCGTATTTTTGATCTCAATTGCTG GGGTATTCGCTATGTAAGTAAATTACGGCACGAACGTGTAGAATTGATTGGTGATGTTCTCAACCAGGAAGGATTTGACTTGGTCCTACTACAAGAG GTGTGGAGCGAGAAAGATTATTGGGAATTGAAGAAGAAACTGTGTACCTGCTACCCATCTTCCCATTATTTCAAAAG TGGAGTGATTGGCAGCGGGGCCTGTGTCTTCTCCAAACACCAAATACTGGATACCTTCCAGCACCAATATTCTGTAAATGGCTATCCCTACATG TTCCAACATGGAGATTGGTTTGGTGGCAAGTCTGTGGGGCTGGTGGTACTAAAGATTGAAGGAATTGTTTTCAATATCTATGTAACACAT CTCCATGCAGAATACTCTCGGGAAAAGGATTATTACCTGTCTCATCGAGTGGTTCAGGCCTGGGAACTTGGCCAGTTTATACA ACATACTTGCAAAGGAGCCGATGTGGTTCTGCTTGGAGGAGATCTCAATATGCACCCAGAGGATGTTGTCGTTCGGCTGTTGCAAGGTTGGGTTGGGCTGCAGGACTCCTTCATCACAGCAGAAAAGGTTAAG GGTTGTGAAGATGGCTGTACTCTGGTGCCATCCAACTGCTTCACAAACAAGAAGGAACTACAGTGTTTCCCCCAAGGAATTCGTATTGACTACATTCTTTATAAG GCATTATCTCAATATGAAATAAGGTGCAATAGCCATGAAACTACAACCGGGAAGGCTCCCAACAAGGACATTCCTTACTCTGACCATGAAGCTGTCATGGTCAACCTGTCTGTGGCTAAAAAACAATCAGATGAAGTATCAAACCATCCTGCAGTTG agccaACAATGGTGGACATCTTGAACGAAGCACGAATGGAAGTGCGGGTGGGGCTTCACTCAGCAGAACGCCAGCGATATTCCTGCGGCCGCATGGCTGTCCtggctctgctgctgctgctcatcCAAGGAGCCATGGGCCTGACTTCCATCTTGGGTGGAAACCCACAGCAGCCCTTCCCCAAGTTCTCCTTCTCCCTGCTTAGCCTGCTGGCTGTGTTGGTCTTACTCATCTCAGCTGTACTGTATCTCTTCCACACCATTGAAGTGAGGATGCTGCAAGGGACAGAGGAGGAAATGCGGCTGGGGCTGCAGACTCTCCAGGACAAGCTGAGCTTGGGATGA